A DNA window from Thiothrix subterranea contains the following coding sequences:
- a CDS encoding uracil-DNA glycosylase gives MRVDLQVRHRYMQAMGIPVWMPKVQSIPLLPEENPSPTLPLSGKGAREIDSFSSPDKGRLGGVSSDFATLSWQDLRTAVQSCTRCALSKTRTQTVFGAGNQQAAWMIIGEAPGAEEDRQGEPFVGKAGQLLNNMLLAIGMPRETVYIANVLKCRPPNNRDPQADEAANCRGYLERQIALVNPSLILVVGRIAAQNLLQTTAPLARLRGQEHRAPLSGTPVVVTYHPAYLLRQPSDKRKAWQDLLFAREVFARHAPTH, from the coding sequence GTGCGGGTGGATTTGCAGGTACGCCATCGCTACATGCAGGCCATGGGGATTCCGGTGTGGATGCCGAAAGTTCAATCTATTCCATTGCTCCCAGAAGAAAACCCCTCCCCAACCCTCCCCTTATCAGGGAAGGGAGCAAGAGAGATAGATTCTTTCTCCTCCCCTGATAAGGGGAGGTTGGGAGGGGTTTCTTCCGACTTCGCCACCCTCTCTTGGCAAGACCTCCGCACCGCAGTCCAGTCCTGCACCCGTTGCGCCCTCAGCAAAACCCGCACCCAAACCGTGTTCGGCGCTGGCAATCAACAAGCTGCTTGGATGATCATCGGCGAAGCCCCCGGTGCGGAAGAAGATCGCCAAGGCGAGCCGTTCGTGGGCAAAGCCGGTCAATTGCTCAACAATATGTTGCTGGCGATCGGGATGCCGCGTGAAACCGTCTATATCGCCAATGTGCTTAAATGCCGCCCACCGAATAACCGCGACCCGCAAGCCGACGAAGCTGCCAATTGCCGGGGTTACTTGGAGCGCCAAATTGCGTTGGTGAACCCTTCATTGATTCTGGTGGTCGGGCGTATTGCCGCGCAAAACCTGTTGCAAACCACCGCACCCTTGGCGCGTTTGCGTGGGCAAGAACACCGTGCGCCGCTTAGCGGTACGCCGGTAGTGGTCACGTATCACCCCGCTTACTTATTGCGCCAACCGTCTGATAAGCGTAAAGCTTGGCAGGATTTATTGTTTGCCCGCGAGGTCTTCGCCCGTCATGCTCCAACCCATTGA
- the rimI gene encoding ribosomal protein S18-alanine N-acetyltransferase — protein sequence MLQPIESDFLPLRPMTLNDLDAVMVLELRAYPFPWTRAIFSDCLKHGYSGWLYEQDGQLQGYAMLMFVLDEMHLLNICIAPECQGQGLGSRLLKTLEHIGLTRHAETCFLEVRQSNFVAIRLYLNAGFNEVGLRKGYYQAEFGREDGIVMAKTLF from the coding sequence ATGCTCCAACCCATTGAATCGGATTTTTTACCGCTACGCCCCATGACCTTGAACGATCTGGATGCAGTCATGGTACTGGAGTTGCGGGCGTATCCTTTCCCTTGGACACGCGCTATTTTCAGCGATTGCTTAAAACACGGCTACTCCGGCTGGTTGTATGAGCAAGATGGGCAATTGCAAGGCTATGCCATGTTAATGTTTGTGCTGGATGAAATGCATTTGCTGAATATTTGCATTGCGCCTGAGTGCCAAGGTCAGGGTTTGGGCAGTCGGCTGCTGAAAACGCTGGAACATATTGGGCTAACACGCCACGCAGAAACCTGTTTTTTGGAAGTGCGCCAGTCAAACTTTGTGGCGATTCGCTTGTATTTAAATGCAGGTTTTAATGAGGTCGGGTTGCGCAAAGGCTATTACCAAGCCGAATTTGGGCGTGAAGATGGCATTGTCATGGCAAAAACCCTGTTCTAA
- the pcnB gene encoding polynucleotide adenylyltransferase PcnB has translation MLTPDNAVHVPPAVHHIPADKVCGRAKDVIRRLQKAGYEAYLVGGCVRDLLLGLVPKDFDIATSAHPEEIRRLFNSCRLIGRRFRLAHIYYGRDYLEVATFRAPHDDSEDGGKVNDAGRIIHDNVYGTLEEDVWRRDFTINALFYDPISDELLDFVGGLDDLRNGKIRLLGNPEQRFREDPVRLLRAVRFAAKLNFEIEPATLACVRPMGILLEGVSSARLFDEIIKLLHSGCGWNTFRLLREYNLLEYLLPLTYESLEDDDTGNFERMITLSLQNTDQRLAEGKSVMPAFLYAVLLWHEVSVVAEELQARGMPELQAMTQASGDALHDQVDFTAVPRRYSNITREIWLLQSRFRYRDIRRATTLLTNPRFRAAYDFMCLRAEAGEPVDDDAEWWTAFQSATHEEREAMCKGAAIKGSLRRRKKRRKPTTASKSASPAS, from the coding sequence ATGCTGACTCCAGACAACGCGGTGCATGTGCCGCCCGCCGTGCATCATATCCCCGCTGATAAAGTGTGCGGGCGTGCCAAAGATGTAATCCGGCGTTTGCAAAAAGCGGGTTACGAAGCCTATTTAGTGGGCGGTTGTGTCCGCGATTTATTGCTGGGTTTAGTCCCCAAAGATTTTGATATTGCGACGAGTGCGCACCCTGAAGAGATTCGGCGTTTGTTCAATTCCTGCCGTTTGATCGGGCGACGCTTCCGCTTAGCGCATATTTATTATGGGCGCGATTATCTGGAAGTGGCGACCTTCCGCGCACCCCACGATGACAGTGAAGATGGCGGTAAGGTTAACGATGCCGGGCGCATTATTCACGATAATGTCTATGGCACGTTGGAAGAGGACGTTTGGCGGCGTGATTTCACCATCAATGCCTTGTTTTACGACCCGATTAGCGATGAATTGCTGGATTTTGTCGGCGGCTTGGATGATTTGCGTAACGGCAAAATCCGTTTGCTGGGCAACCCCGAACAGCGCTTTCGTGAAGACCCGGTGCGGTTGTTGCGAGCGGTACGATTTGCGGCAAAATTGAATTTTGAGATTGAACCCGCGACCTTGGCGTGTGTGCGCCCGATGGGAATTTTGCTGGAAGGCGTGTCTTCGGCGCGTTTATTCGATGAAATCATTAAGCTGCTGCACAGCGGTTGTGGTTGGAACACTTTCCGGTTATTGCGCGAATACAATTTGCTCGAATATTTATTGCCGCTAACTTACGAAAGCCTTGAGGACGACGACACCGGCAATTTCGAGCGCATGATTACGTTGTCGCTACAGAATACCGATCAGCGTTTGGCAGAAGGCAAATCGGTAATGCCTGCATTTTTGTACGCGGTATTGTTGTGGCACGAAGTTTCGGTGGTGGCTGAAGAATTGCAGGCGCGTGGAATGCCGGAACTTCAGGCAATGACGCAGGCGTCCGGCGATGCATTGCACGATCAGGTGGATTTTACCGCTGTGCCGCGCCGTTATAGCAATATTACCCGCGAAATTTGGTTATTGCAGTCGCGTTTCCGTTACCGTGATATTCGCCGTGCTACGACCTTGTTGACCAATCCGCGTTTTCGGGCGGCGTATGATTTCATGTGCTTACGCGCCGAAGCCGGTGAGCCAGTCGACGATGACGCGGAATGGTGGACGGCGTTCCAGAGTGCTACGCACGAAGAGCGCGAAGCCATGTGCAAAGGTGCGGCAATCAAAGGCAGTTTGCGCCGCCGTAAAAAACGCCGCAAACCGACCACAGCCAGTAAATCCGCTTCACCCGCTTCATGA
- the folK gene encoding 2-amino-4-hydroxy-6-hydroxymethyldihydropteridine diphosphokinase, producing MTPVLCYIGLGSNLGNPVANVHSALKQLAGAEGVELRSVSRFYTSKPMGPQDQPDYVNAVAGVLTQLSAHALLQTLFAVERAHGRVRDAALRWGPRTLDLDLLLYGDAMIDTPDLKIPHPGIGERSFVVLPLLDLAPHRVLPDGRSLSACRAALACDDLYPLSLG from the coding sequence ATGACACCGGTGCTTTGCTACATTGGTTTAGGCAGCAATCTGGGTAATCCGGTGGCGAATGTGCACTCGGCACTGAAGCAATTAGCGGGTGCAGAAGGCGTGGAGTTGCGCAGTGTGTCACGCTTTTACACCAGCAAACCGATGGGACCGCAAGACCAGCCGGATTATGTGAATGCGGTGGCTGGGGTACTAACGCAACTTTCCGCCCACGCTTTATTGCAAACCTTATTCGCAGTGGAACGGGCGCACGGGCGGGTACGGGACGCAGCGTTGCGTTGGGGGCCGCGTACCCTTGATCTCGATTTATTGCTGTACGGCGATGCGATGATTGACACGCCTGATTTGAAAATTCCTCACCCCGGTATCGGTGAACGCTCGTTTGTGGTGCTACCCTTGCTGGATCTTGCGCCGCATCGAGTGTTACCGGATGGGCGCAGTTTGTCCGCTTGCCGAGCGGCATTGGCGTGTGATGATCTTTATCCGCTCTCGCTGGGCTGA
- a CDS encoding efflux RND transporter permease subunit → MSSFNLSAWALRHRNFVLYLMVLTLGLGIFGYTKLGQSEDPPFTFKVMLVQAYWSGATAQEIESQVTERIEKVILETAHVDIVRSFSRPGETNIFVIAKDDAPSAAMPDMFYDIRKRVGDMRHTLPQGVVGPLFNDEFGETYGNIFALTGDGFNFAQLRDAADDIRKELLLVKDVAKILSIGEQEERVTITLANSKLANLGFSVQQLVDVLQAQNAIAAVGAYNTATDRIYVRPAGTFSDLEDIRNLPITIGNRTLRLHEVAEVTRGYADPPHSTFRYQGQEALGIGISMRKGGDIIALGKSLDAALVRIESQLPVGMELHRVNDQPTAVKRSINEFLKVVAEAVIIVLAVSFLSLGMRAGAVVALSIPLVLAATFFVMYLFGIGLHKISLGSLVLALGLLVDDAIIAIEVMLVKMEEGWDRVRAASFAYTTTAFPMLTGTLITAAGFLPIATAQSSVGEFTRSIFQVITIALVISWLVAVIVIPYLGYKLLKVHPAKETPPSLPLSGEEQNSAATLTPSHDKGRVGEGFLRWFRGLIKACVAYPLIVIVLTVATFAGSIFMFQFVQQQFFPDSTRMELVVDLKLPEGSSLQATEAETRKLEQYLDTQQEHIENFAAYVGNGAPRFYLPLDQQLPSPSFAQFVITTKSIEDREALRSKLIDLLDNSPTFGLARGRVIRLENGPPVGYPVQFRVSGEDLWQLRELGEQVATVMRTNPHLVNVHLDWNERSKAIRLKLDTAKAISLGVTQSALSQLLQSTLSGTPIGEFREQDQTIPILLRGTEGERDLLSRLAGLNVPTNTGNTVPLSQLATIDYVQEEGILWHRNRTRTITVRGDIYSKIQAPTVTTEVEARLGEIRASLPLGYKLEIGGAVEESAKGNESIGAGFPLFIVVVLTLLMIQLQSFQRVIMVVLTAPFGLIGVALFLLLFDRPFGFVAMLGTIALSGMIMRNSVILVDQIERNIDAGFVPREAVIEAAVRRFRPIMLTALAAILAMIPLSESVFFGPMAIAIMGGLLVATVLTLLFLPALYTVWFKLSKGKTAFDAAVQPSESG, encoded by the coding sequence ATGAGCAGTTTCAACCTCTCGGCTTGGGCGTTACGCCACCGCAACTTTGTTTTATACCTAATGGTACTCACCTTAGGGCTGGGCATTTTCGGCTACACCAAATTAGGGCAATCGGAAGATCCACCTTTCACCTTTAAAGTCATGCTGGTGCAAGCCTACTGGTCGGGGGCAACGGCACAGGAAATCGAGTCACAAGTTACCGAACGTATCGAAAAAGTCATCCTCGAAACCGCGCACGTCGATATTGTGCGCAGCTTTTCCCGCCCCGGCGAAACCAATATCTTCGTGATTGCCAAAGACGATGCGCCCTCGGCTGCCATGCCCGATATGTTTTACGACATTCGCAAACGGGTGGGTGATATGCGCCATACCTTGCCGCAAGGCGTGGTGGGGCCGCTGTTCAACGACGAATTCGGGGAAACTTACGGCAATATCTTTGCCCTGACTGGCGACGGTTTCAACTTTGCGCAATTACGTGATGCAGCGGATGACATTCGCAAAGAGCTGCTATTGGTCAAAGACGTGGCAAAAATCCTCAGCATTGGCGAGCAAGAAGAGCGCGTCACCATCACCCTTGCCAACAGTAAGCTTGCAAACCTCGGCTTCAGCGTGCAACAACTGGTCGATGTGCTGCAAGCGCAAAACGCTATCGCTGCTGTAGGTGCATATAACACCGCAACCGACCGCATTTACGTGCGCCCAGCCGGTACGTTCAGCGACCTTGAAGACATTCGCAATTTACCGATCACGATTGGCAATCGCACTCTGCGCTTGCATGAAGTCGCCGAAGTCACACGCGGTTATGCCGACCCGCCCCATTCCACCTTTCGCTATCAAGGGCAAGAAGCCTTGGGAATTGGTATTTCCATGCGCAAAGGCGGCGACATTATTGCGCTGGGTAAATCGCTGGATGCGGCACTGGTACGCATCGAAAGTCAATTGCCGGTCGGCATGGAATTGCATCGCGTCAATGATCAGCCCACGGCGGTGAAACGTTCCATCAATGAATTCCTCAAAGTCGTGGCGGAAGCGGTGATTATCGTATTAGCAGTCAGTTTTTTAAGCTTGGGAATGCGAGCAGGGGCAGTGGTAGCACTCTCGATTCCGTTGGTATTGGCGGCGACTTTTTTCGTCATGTACTTATTCGGGATTGGCTTGCACAAAATTTCACTGGGGTCGCTGGTACTCGCACTGGGTTTGCTAGTGGATGATGCGATTATTGCCATTGAAGTCATGCTGGTGAAAATGGAAGAAGGCTGGGATCGGGTCAGAGCTGCCAGCTTTGCCTATACCACCACCGCGTTTCCGATGTTGACGGGAACGTTGATCACGGCGGCGGGTTTTCTACCGATTGCGACGGCACAATCTTCGGTGGGAGAATTTACCCGCTCGATTTTCCAAGTTATCACGATTGCTTTGGTGATTTCGTGGTTGGTGGCGGTAATCGTGATTCCGTATTTGGGGTATAAGTTGTTGAAAGTACACCCGGCTAAAGAAACCCCTCCTAGCCTCCCCTTATCAGGGGAGGAACAAAATAGTGCAGCGACTCTTACGCCCTCCCATGATAAGGGGAGGGTTGGGGAGGGGTTTCTTCGCTGGTTTCGGGGCTTAATCAAAGCCTGTGTTGCCTATCCATTAATCGTTATTGTGCTGACGGTTGCGACCTTTGCCGGGTCAATTTTCATGTTTCAGTTTGTGCAGCAACAGTTTTTCCCCGATTCCACCCGCATGGAATTGGTCGTGGATTTGAAATTGCCCGAAGGTTCTTCGCTGCAAGCCACCGAAGCGGAAACCCGCAAACTGGAGCAATACCTCGACACCCAACAAGAACACATCGAAAACTTTGCAGCGTATGTCGGCAATGGCGCACCGCGTTTCTATCTGCCGTTGGATCAACAACTGCCCTCCCCCAGTTTTGCGCAATTTGTGATTACCACTAAAAGTATCGAAGACCGTGAAGCCTTGCGCAGCAAACTCATTGACCTGTTGGATAATAGCCCCACCTTTGGCTTGGCTCGCGGGCGGGTGATTCGTCTGGAAAATGGTCCGCCGGTCGGCTACCCCGTGCAATTCCGCGTGTCGGGTGAAGATTTGTGGCAATTGCGCGAACTCGGCGAGCAAGTCGCCACCGTCATGCGTACCAACCCGCATTTGGTGAATGTGCATCTCGACTGGAACGAACGCAGCAAAGCGATTCGCTTAAAACTCGATACCGCCAAAGCCATCAGCCTTGGGGTCACGCAATCCGCCCTCTCGCAACTGCTGCAAAGCACCTTGAGCGGCACACCGATTGGCGAATTCCGCGAGCAAGATCAAACCATCCCGATTCTGTTACGCGGAACGGAAGGCGAACGTGATTTGCTCTCGCGCCTTGCGGGGCTGAATGTACCCACCAACACCGGCAACACCGTTCCGCTATCACAACTGGCAACCATCGACTACGTGCAGGAAGAAGGCATTCTCTGGCATCGTAACCGTACCCGAACCATCACGGTACGCGGCGATATTTACAGCAAGATTCAAGCACCGACAGTGACAACGGAAGTTGAAGCGCGTTTGGGTGAGATTCGTGCCAGCTTGCCACTGGGCTACAAGCTGGAAATAGGCGGCGCGGTAGAAGAAAGTGCCAAAGGCAATGAATCCATCGGGGCGGGTTTCCCACTCTTCATCGTGGTGGTGTTAACGCTGCTGATGATTCAATTACAAAGTTTCCAGCGCGTCATTATGGTGGTGTTGACAGCGCCGTTTGGCTTGATTGGGGTTGCGTTGTTTTTGCTGCTGTTTGATCGCCCCTTCGGGTTTGTTGCCATGCTGGGGACGATTGCGCTTTCTGGGATGATTATGCGCAACTCGGTGATTTTGGTGGATCAGATTGAGCGCAATATCGACGCGGGTTTTGTGCCGCGTGAAGCCGTGATTGAAGCCGCCGTGCGCCGTTTCCGCCCCATTATGTTGACCGCATTGGCAGCGATTCTAGCAATGATTCCCTTGTCAGAGAGCGTGTTCTTTGGGCCGATGGCGATTGCGATTATGGGCGGATTATTGGTGGCAACAGTGCTAACGCTGCTGTTTTTACCAGCGCTGTATACGGTGTGGTTTAAACTGAGCAAAGGCAAAACGGCGTTTGATGCAGCCGTTCAGCCCAGCGAGAGCGGATAA
- a CDS encoding efflux RND transporter periplasmic adaptor subunit yields MKPTLLWSSIALLLTLSACQEPETTATVIRPAQIWTVTDTHTANTLTFSGETQARLEADLAFRVGGKVIKRHVDPGDTVKAGQVLASLDTADVALNLSSTRANLAAADADLTNAQAELTRIRELHRKQFIGQSALDNAQAAHDAAKARVTAAQAQLKLSGNQAGYTELLADQDGIITQVHTEAGQVVAAGTPVVHIAYAGEREVHIRVGETTAQTLQTGTLTDITLWSQPDKVLQGKVREISPAADTTRSFLVKISLLNPPAGLRLGVTADVKLPINATQAARWLPASALFQQAQQTAVWVVGTDNKVTLRPITVLAYQHDGISISDLPVGTKVIAAGVHKLNAGQVINPIPYDGAGS; encoded by the coding sequence ATGAAACCCACACTATTATGGTCAAGCATTGCACTCCTACTCACCCTGAGTGCCTGCCAAGAGCCAGAAACCACTGCCACCGTCATACGCCCCGCCCAAATCTGGACTGTCACTGACACGCACACCGCCAACACGCTAACCTTTTCCGGCGAAACCCAAGCACGTCTGGAAGCCGATCTCGCCTTTCGTGTCGGTGGCAAAGTCATCAAACGCCACGTCGACCCCGGTGATACCGTCAAAGCCGGGCAAGTTCTCGCCAGCCTCGACACCGCTGACGTCGCGCTGAATCTCAGCAGCACCCGCGCCAATCTCGCCGCCGCAGACGCCGACCTCACCAATGCCCAAGCAGAATTAACCCGCATCCGCGAATTGCACCGCAAACAATTCATCGGACAATCTGCATTAGATAACGCCCAAGCCGCCCATGATGCCGCCAAAGCGCGAGTCACCGCAGCACAAGCCCAACTCAAACTCAGCGGCAATCAAGCAGGCTACACCGAACTCTTAGCTGATCAGGACGGCATTATCACCCAAGTCCACACCGAAGCGGGGCAAGTCGTTGCCGCTGGCACACCCGTTGTACACATTGCTTACGCAGGCGAGCGCGAAGTCCACATCCGTGTCGGCGAAACCACCGCACAAACCTTGCAAACCGGCACGCTGACCGACATTACCCTATGGTCACAGCCTGATAAGGTATTGCAAGGCAAAGTACGTGAAATTTCCCCCGCCGCCGATACCACCCGCAGTTTTCTGGTCAAAATCAGTTTGCTGAATCCCCCCGCTGGCTTGCGTTTAGGGGTAACTGCCGATGTCAAACTGCCCATCAACGCCACGCAAGCCGCCCGCTGGTTGCCCGCCTCCGCACTGTTTCAACAAGCGCAACAGACAGCGGTGTGGGTCGTCGGCACGGATAACAAGGTCACATTGCGCCCCATCACCGTGCTGGCGTATCAGCATGACGGTATTAGCATTAGCGACCTACCCGTCGGCACAAAAGTGATTGCGGCTGGGGTTCACAAACTCAATGCTGGGCAAGTGATCAACCCGATTCCTTACGATGGGGCAGGCTCATGA
- a CDS encoding TetR/AcrR family transcriptional regulator, whose protein sequence is MQIRATNPEDKELRREAILDTAEQLWLTHPERMCNVADIATAAGLAKGTVYLYFRSKEELFLGIHERHNATFFSRLKARAQHAPPMTIDDLFSIQRQFLLDFPAFLPVATLCHGLLERQIPLDIAFAFEQRTFTQLTEVVTALRDHFPQATQALMLQSYALLIGLWQLLRPTPLKELMKERSLLCACADDYLQMLEAALKSLWRGALTPEIH, encoded by the coding sequence ATGCAAATCCGTGCCACCAACCCCGAAGACAAGGAACTGCGCCGCGAAGCCATCCTTGATACTGCCGAACAGCTTTGGCTCACCCACCCTGAACGCATGTGCAATGTCGCTGACATCGCCACCGCCGCAGGGCTTGCTAAAGGCACGGTCTATCTGTATTTTCGCAGCAAGGAAGAGCTATTTCTCGGCATTCACGAGCGCCATAATGCTACATTTTTTAGCCGTTTGAAAGCACGCGCCCAACATGCGCCCCCGATGACCATAGACGATTTGTTCAGCATTCAACGGCAATTTCTGCTGGATTTCCCCGCCTTTCTGCCGGTTGCCACGTTGTGCCATGGCTTATTGGAACGCCAAATTCCACTCGACATTGCGTTTGCCTTTGAACAGCGCACCTTCACCCAATTAACCGAAGTCGTCACCGCACTGCGCGACCATTTCCCACAAGCCACGCAAGCCCTCATGCTGCAAAGCTATGCGTTATTGATCGGTTTATGGCAGTTGCTGCGCCCGACTCCCCTGAAAGAACTGATGAAAGAGCGCTCACTGCTATGCGCTTGCGCCGACGATTATTTACAAATGCTCGAAGCCGCGCTCAAGTCTCTCTGGCGCGGCGCACTCACCCCGGAGATACATTGA
- a CDS encoding YajD family HNH nuclease: MKADHAKIVLNARKNADERAKGYREQALKMYPWICGRCAREFTHANLRELTVHHRDHNHDNNPQDGSNWELLCLYCHDNEHQKLIEAERGGSAGTSGPAAATHNPFADLKAKMQKK, translated from the coding sequence ATGAAGGCCGACCACGCCAAAATTGTACTGAATGCCCGTAAAAATGCCGACGAACGCGCCAAAGGCTACCGCGAACAAGCCTTAAAAATGTACCCGTGGATTTGCGGGCGTTGTGCGCGGGAATTCACGCACGCCAATTTGCGCGAATTGACCGTGCATCATCGCGATCACAACCACGACAACAACCCGCAGGATGGCAGCAACTGGGAATTGTTGTGCTTGTATTGCCACGATAATGAACATCAAAAGTTAATCGAAGCCGAGCGTGGCGGTTCTGCCGGAACCAGTGGCCCCGCCGCCGCAACGCACAACCCGTTTGCCGATTTGAAAGCGAAGATGCAGAAAAAATAG
- the dapC gene encoding succinyldiaminopimelate transaminase, which produces MNPDLARLQAYPFERIRTLLQGISPADLPAVSLAMGEPKHPTPAFIHEAIAANLGGLANYPLTKGSAALRDSIAAWLTQRFQLPAGAVDAEQHVIPVNGTREALFAFAQAVVTRTGDAAVVMPNPFYQIYEGAALLAGAEPVFLNCTAANGFIPDFAAVPAAVWQRCQLLYICSPGNPTGAVMPLETLQLVLQLAETYDFIVAADECYSELYADETQPPAGLLQAAAQMGNTAWKRCVVFHSLSKRSNAPGMRSGFVAGDAEILKQFLLYRTYHGCAMPPPFQAASAAAWADETHVQTNRALYREKFTAVMAILAPVMDVSQPAAGFYLWPQTPVDDKIFTRELFARAHVNVVPGSYLSREADGMNPGANRIRLALVAPLDECIEAAQRIRRVVETL; this is translated from the coding sequence ATGAATCCTGATCTTGCCCGCTTGCAAGCTTACCCGTTTGAACGCATTCGTACCTTGCTGCAAGGCATCAGCCCCGCTGATTTGCCTGCGGTTTCGTTGGCGATGGGGGAACCCAAGCACCCAACCCCTGCTTTCATTCATGAAGCGATTGCGGCAAATTTGGGTGGTTTAGCCAATTACCCGCTCACCAAAGGCTCGGCAGCGTTGCGCGACAGCATTGCTGCTTGGCTGACACAACGTTTTCAACTTCCGGCGGGCGCGGTGGATGCGGAACAGCATGTCATTCCCGTGAATGGTACACGCGAAGCACTGTTCGCATTCGCGCAAGCCGTGGTAACGCGCACTGGCGATGCAGCGGTGGTGATGCCCAATCCCTTCTACCAAATTTACGAAGGTGCGGCGCTGTTAGCCGGGGCAGAACCCGTGTTTCTGAATTGCACCGCTGCGAATGGTTTTATCCCCGATTTTGCCGCCGTACCCGCAGCGGTGTGGCAGCGTTGCCAATTGCTCTACATTTGCAGCCCCGGTAATCCCACGGGCGCGGTTATGCCGTTGGAAACGCTGCAATTGGTGCTGCAACTCGCGGAAACCTATGACTTTATTGTCGCGGCGGACGAATGTTATTCCGAACTGTATGCCGATGAAACCCAGCCACCAGCGGGCTTACTACAAGCCGCAGCGCAAATGGGGAATACCGCATGGAAGCGGTGTGTGGTCTTTCATAGCTTGTCGAAACGTTCCAATGCGCCGGGGATGCGCTCTGGCTTTGTGGCGGGCGATGCGGAAATCCTCAAACAATTTTTGCTGTACCGCACCTATCATGGCTGTGCAATGCCACCACCGTTTCAGGCTGCGAGTGCTGCGGCATGGGCGGATGAAACCCATGTGCAAACCAACCGAGCGTTGTATCGGGAAAAATTCACGGCGGTGATGGCGATACTCGCGCCGGTGATGGACGTTTCCCAACCAGCGGCAGGTTTCTACTTGTGGCCGCAAACGCCGGTGGATGACAAAATATTTACCCGTGAATTGTTTGCACGGGCGCATGTGAACGTTGTCCCCGGCAGTTATTTGTCGCGGGAAGCGGACGGGATGAACCCCGGTGCAAACCGGATTCGTTTGGCACTGGTTGCCCCGTTGGATGAATGTATTGAAGCGGCGCAACGTATCCGGCGCGTCGTTGAAACCCTTTGA
- the dapD gene encoding 2,3,4,5-tetrahydropyridine-2,6-dicarboxylate N-succinyltransferase, with protein sequence MSDVSQLQRIIEEAFERRADINPRNAEAQTRDAVNEALELLNAGKLRIATQHGVGNWEVNQWLKKAVLLSFRLNDNEVMDGGCTNYYDKVPSKFAGMSADEFAAGGVRVVPNAIARRGAYIAPGCVLMPSYVNIGAYVDSGTMVDTWATVGSCAQIGKNVHLSGGVGIGGVLEPVQAGPTIIEDNCFIGARSEVVEGVIVEEGAVISMGVYIGQSTRIYDRETGEVMYGRVPAGSVVVSGNLPSSDGKYSLYCAVIVKKVDAKTRSKVGINELLRDI encoded by the coding sequence ATGTCAGATGTAAGCCAACTGCAACGCATTATCGAAGAAGCCTTCGAGCGCCGCGCCGACATCAACCCGCGCAATGCAGAAGCGCAAACCCGTGATGCCGTCAATGAGGCGTTGGAACTGCTGAATGCCGGTAAATTGCGCATTGCCACCCAACACGGCGTGGGTAATTGGGAAGTGAATCAGTGGCTGAAAAAAGCCGTGCTGCTGTCATTCCGCTTGAATGATAACGAAGTGATGGATGGCGGTTGCACCAACTATTACGACAAAGTGCCGTCCAAATTTGCGGGCATGAGCGCGGATGAATTTGCCGCTGGTGGCGTGCGCGTCGTGCCGAATGCGATTGCACGGCGTGGCGCTTACATCGCTCCGGGCTGTGTGCTGATGCCATCTTACGTGAATATCGGTGCGTATGTGGATAGCGGCACGATGGTGGATACGTGGGCAACGGTTGGTTCTTGCGCACAAATCGGTAAGAACGTGCATTTGTCTGGCGGCGTAGGCATCGGCGGCGTATTAGAGCCAGTGCAAGCGGGCCCGACGATTATCGAAGACAACTGCTTCATCGGCGCACGTTCTGAAGTTGTCGAAGGCGTGATTGTGGAAGAGGGCGCGGTGATTTCAATGGGTGTTTATATCGGTCAAAGTACACGCATTTATGACCGCGAAACTGGCGAAGTCATGTACGGGCGCGTGCCAGCGGGTTCGGTCGTTGTATCCGGCAACCTGCCATCCAGCGATGGCAAATACAGCCTGTATTGCGCGGTTATCGTGAAGAAAGTTGACGCGAAAACCCGCAGCAAAGTGGGCATCAACGAACTGTTGCGCGACATCTAA